In the genome of Pseudomonas protegens, one region contains:
- a CDS encoding ABC transporter ATP-binding protein, translated as MIGALLRSLQPAEARLLRRALLAMAASALAQGVALALLPMAFASLFEAAAGHGPWQWAATFALLAGLCLGLRRYAQLAGYRAGAAAAQSLNLRIGEQLARLPLEWFVERRSAELNRLVTHTVLQIMSAPAHLLQPMANAVLTPLALLVALFFYDRSMALAALASVPLLLVFYHWGVRWGGQAESRSEAAANEAAARVLEFLRQQPLLRASGRSGEGFSLLSEALQQQRRAQRRAHWRTFPAALGLAVALQAGYTAVLLCGLYAVLGASLGAAQYLALAVLATCLVEPMGTLVNLGTTLRQTRHGLNRLRHLLRLPALAEPSQPREPQGQQVQVRDLGLVRQEQVILQGISFDLPPASLNLLVGASGSGKSSLLRLLARFSDVSSGAILLGGVDLRQVSAEQRDRSIALMFQDCPPLAASLLDNLRLGRPEASDGQLMEAARATGLDRVAGRLPQGWQTRVGEGGVSLSGGERQCLALARVLLKDASLILLDEPTAALDAISEARVNRCLLQLARKHTVLLVTHKPTLAPSAGQILLLDQGRLAQHGSHDQLMAAPGRYRQLFHEREAINRWRLRTPSSVPQRTVHHD; from the coding sequence ATGATCGGCGCCCTGTTACGCAGTTTGCAGCCGGCCGAAGCGCGTCTGCTGCGCCGGGCCTTGCTGGCCATGGCCGCCAGTGCCCTGGCCCAGGGCGTGGCGCTGGCCTTGTTGCCGATGGCGTTCGCCAGCCTGTTCGAGGCCGCCGCGGGGCACGGGCCGTGGCAGTGGGCGGCGACCTTTGCGCTGCTGGCGGGGCTGTGCCTGGGGTTGCGCCGGTATGCCCAGCTCGCGGGTTATCGCGCTGGCGCCGCGGCGGCGCAGTCGTTGAACCTGCGCATCGGCGAGCAACTGGCGCGCCTGCCCCTGGAGTGGTTCGTCGAGCGCCGCAGCGCCGAGCTCAACCGGCTGGTGACCCACACCGTGCTGCAGATCATGAGCGCCCCGGCGCACTTGCTGCAGCCCATGGCCAACGCCGTGCTGACGCCCCTGGCGCTGCTTGTGGCGCTGTTCTTCTACGACCGATCCATGGCCCTGGCGGCGCTGGCCAGCGTGCCGCTGCTGCTGGTGTTCTACCACTGGGGCGTGCGTTGGGGCGGCCAGGCCGAAAGCCGCAGCGAGGCGGCGGCCAACGAGGCGGCGGCGCGGGTCCTGGAGTTCCTGCGCCAGCAGCCGCTGCTGCGGGCCAGTGGCCGCAGCGGCGAGGGGTTCAGCCTGCTCAGCGAAGCCTTGCAGCAACAGCGCCGGGCCCAGCGCCGGGCGCACTGGCGGACCTTCCCGGCGGCCCTGGGGCTGGCGGTGGCGCTCCAGGCCGGCTACACCGCGGTGCTTTTGTGCGGCCTGTATGCGGTGCTCGGGGCCAGCCTCGGCGCCGCCCAATACCTGGCGCTGGCGGTGCTCGCCACCTGCCTGGTGGAGCCCATGGGCACCCTGGTCAACCTCGGCACCACCTTGCGCCAGACCCGCCACGGCCTGAACCGCCTGCGCCACCTGCTGCGCCTGCCGGCACTGGCGGAGCCGAGCCAGCCCCGGGAGCCCCAGGGGCAACAGGTACAGGTGCGCGACCTGGGGCTGGTGCGCCAGGAACAGGTGATTCTGCAGGGCATCAGTTTCGACCTGCCGCCGGCTTCTCTGAACCTGCTGGTGGGGGCGTCCGGCTCCGGCAAGTCGAGCCTGCTGCGCCTGCTGGCGCGGTTCAGCGATGTCAGCAGCGGCGCCATCCTGCTTGGCGGCGTCGACCTGCGCCAGGTGTCGGCCGAACAGCGTGATCGCTCGATTGCCCTGATGTTCCAGGACTGCCCGCCGCTGGCCGCGAGCCTGCTGGACAACCTGCGCCTGGGCCGCCCCGAGGCCAGCGACGGCCAACTGATGGAAGCCGCCCGCGCCACCGGCCTGGACCGCGTCGCCGGGCGCCTGCCCCAGGGCTGGCAGACCCGGGTCGGCGAGGGCGGGGTCAGCCTGTCGGGGGGCGAGCGCCAGTGCCTGGCCCTGGCCCGGGTGCTGCTCAAGGACGCCAGCCTGATCCTGCTGGACGAACCCACCGCGGCCCTGGATGCCATCAGCGAGGCCCGGGTCAACCGCTGCCTGCTGCAACTGGCGCGCAAGCACACGGTGCTGCTGGTGACCCACAAGCCGACCCTGGCCCCGAGTGCCGGGCAGATCCTCCTGCTGGACCAGGGCCGCCTGGCCCAGCACGGCAGCCATGACCAACTGATGGCGGCCCCGGGCCGTTATCGCCAGTTGTTTCACGAGCGCGAGGCGATCAATCGCTGGCGCTTGCGCACACCTTCTTCCGTACCCCAAAGGACCGTCCACCATGACTGA
- a CDS encoding TonB-dependent siderophore receptor, translated as MGSRVAHQNTQGWPATGPVLRPALHRSPLACLIHGLALGLSLTQAGAALAADGEADQDHSLTLDTSVISATQVDSPTGQQSGYVARRSLSGTKTDAALSEIPQAISVVTRDQMDAQQVQSVNEALRYTAGVQANTTAASQRFDTISIRGFDVTTGMLRDGLKGNTAQAWPKVEAYGLERIDVLKGPASVLFGQNSPGGVVNQISKRPLEQPFHEVQIQGGSFDRAQGQFDFSGPLDDEGQFLYRLVGLERDSGTQFEHIKDDKQYFAPSFTWKPNDDTRLTLLADYTQDAFGAPRVFLPARGTLLGNPNGKVKHNVFLDEPGLDNDRTQYSLGYLLEHRLNDVWSLNSSARYGHVNLLTNTASGMSLESDLRTLKRSAYRFRIVGDTYSLDNNAQARWNLGNTQMLSLLGIDYRRTREDYYLRGGSASPIDIYNPVHGGVFDPSTPFTNTVQRADQVGVYAQQQFTFDEHWVLTVGGRQDRSSARTDNRLEQTGSKQNDEKFTYRTGLVYLADNGLAPYISYSTSFDPVLGTNFYGTPYKPTSAKQSEVGVKYQPPGIDSYITLSLFDLTQENVKTADPAQRLNTLQTGEVNVRGIELEGKASLARGLDLLATLTFNDAEVSKSNNPLEKGQRPTDTPEKMASLWADYTLPEGPLGGLGFGAGVRYIGSTEADAANTVSVPSYTLLDAAVHYDFDQLIPAAKGLRLAVNATNLTDKRYYEGCSLTSCSAGYDRSVIASLRYRW; from the coding sequence ATGGGTAGCCGCGTTGCGCACCAAAACACCCAAGGTTGGCCGGCCACAGGTCCGGTCTTGCGTCCGGCGCTGCACCGCAGCCCGCTGGCGTGCCTGATCCATGGCCTGGCCCTGGGCCTGTCGCTGACCCAGGCCGGCGCCGCGCTGGCCGCCGATGGCGAGGCCGACCAGGACCACAGCCTGACCCTGGACACCAGCGTGATCAGCGCCACCCAGGTCGACTCGCCGACCGGCCAGCAAAGCGGCTACGTGGCCAGGCGCAGCCTCAGCGGGACCAAGACCGATGCCGCGCTGAGTGAAATTCCCCAGGCGATTTCCGTGGTCACCCGCGATCAGATGGACGCCCAGCAGGTGCAGTCGGTGAACGAGGCATTGCGCTACACCGCCGGGGTCCAGGCCAACACCACCGCCGCCAGCCAGCGTTTCGACACGATCTCGATCCGTGGCTTCGACGTCACCACCGGCATGCTCCGCGATGGCCTCAAGGGCAACACCGCCCAGGCCTGGCCCAAGGTCGAAGCCTATGGCCTGGAGCGCATCGACGTGCTCAAGGGCCCGGCCTCGGTGCTGTTCGGCCAGAACTCGCCGGGCGGCGTGGTCAACCAGATCAGCAAGCGCCCGCTGGAGCAGCCCTTCCATGAAGTGCAGATCCAGGGCGGCAGTTTCGACCGGGCCCAGGGCCAGTTCGACTTCAGCGGCCCGCTGGACGATGAGGGACAGTTCCTCTACCGCCTGGTGGGGCTGGAACGCGACAGCGGCACCCAGTTCGAGCACATCAAGGACGACAAGCAGTACTTCGCGCCCTCCTTCACCTGGAAGCCCAACGACGACACCCGCCTGACCCTGCTGGCCGACTACACCCAGGATGCGTTCGGTGCCCCCAGGGTGTTCCTGCCGGCCCGGGGCACCCTGCTCGGCAACCCCAATGGCAAGGTCAAGCACAATGTGTTCCTCGATGAACCGGGGCTGGACAACGATCGTACCCAGTACTCACTGGGCTACCTGCTGGAGCACCGCCTGAACGACGTCTGGAGCCTCAATTCCAGCGCCCGCTACGGCCACGTCAATTTGCTGACCAACACCGCCAGCGGCATGTCCCTGGAGTCGGATCTACGCACGTTGAAGCGCTCTGCCTATCGCTTTCGCATCGTCGGCGACACCTACTCCCTGGACAACAACGCCCAGGCCCGCTGGAACCTGGGCAATACGCAGATGCTGTCGCTGTTGGGGATCGACTACCGGCGCACCCGCGAGGACTACTACCTGCGCGGTGGCAGCGCCTCGCCCATCGACATCTATAACCCGGTGCATGGCGGCGTGTTCGACCCCAGCACGCCGTTCACCAACACCGTGCAGCGCGCCGATCAGGTCGGGGTCTACGCCCAGCAGCAGTTCACCTTCGATGAGCATTGGGTGCTCACCGTCGGTGGGCGCCAGGACCGCTCCAGCGCCCGCACCGACAATCGCCTGGAACAGACCGGGAGCAAGCAGAACGACGAGAAGTTCACTTACCGCACCGGCCTGGTGTACCTGGCGGACAACGGCCTGGCGCCCTACATCAGCTACTCCACCTCGTTCGACCCGGTGCTGGGCACCAACTTCTACGGCACGCCGTACAAGCCCACCAGCGCCAAGCAATCGGAAGTGGGGGTCAAGTACCAGCCACCGGGGATCGACAGCTACATCACCCTGTCGCTGTTTGACCTGACCCAGGAAAACGTCAAGACCGCCGACCCGGCCCAACGCCTGAACACCCTGCAGACCGGCGAGGTGAACGTGCGCGGCATCGAGCTTGAAGGCAAGGCCAGCCTGGCCCGGGGCCTGGACCTGCTGGCAACGCTGACCTTCAACGACGCCGAGGTGAGCAAGAGCAACAACCCGCTGGAGAAAGGCCAGCGCCCCACCGACACTCCGGAAAAGATGGCCTCGCTGTGGGCCGACTACACCCTGCCCGAAGGTCCGCTCGGCGGCCTGGGCTTTGGCGCCGGGGTGCGCTACATCGGCTCCACCGAGGCCGATGCCGCCAACACCGTCAGCGTGCCCTCCTACACCCTGCTGGATGCGGCGGTGCACTACGACTTCGACCAGCTGATCCCGGCGGCCAAGGGCCTGCGCCTGGCGGTGAACGCCACCAACCTCACCGACAAGCGCTATTACGAAGGCTGCTCGCTGACCAGTTGCAGTGCCGGCTATGACCGCAGCGTCATCGCCAGCCTGCGCTACCGCTGGTAA
- a CDS encoding ABC transporter ATP-binding protein produces the protein MADRQGLCDLLQPVRGRLLAAMLLQALAALVGLLPLMAVAELAPLLLAGELDAPRAQFWLLAGAAALLLRLLGLAAALQITHLADSDLQRQLRQRIAAHLARVPLAWFGQQRQTAERALLDDVGALHQLVAHLPNNLVAALVVPLASLVYLLTVSLPMTLVVLLPPLLALWRLRVMRTPAYQAERQRLGAALGELSTATLNFVQSIAMVKSFGRAERVQADFVRAVQGFGRFFCQWVERWAGLGASVEVLLSPLLVLALVLVAGVPLTAVGGLQPAQLLPFALLGPALAAPVAALGHGADSLVQGRAAAQRISALLDTPVLAQPALSREPEGHQVIFDDVAFSYPDGTQVLRGIDLCLQPGTLTALVGDSGAGKSTLATLLARFADVSAGAIRIGGVDLRDMDSATLYRQVAFVFQEVRLLRASVLDNLRLGRPEASLAEVEEAARAAQIHSRIVALPEGYHSQLGSGVQLSGGEVQRLGIARAMLSQAPILVLDEATAASDPESEAAIQQALSRLAAGRTVLVIAHRLSSIQDADQIAVLQGGQLVECGQHQALLEQQGVYAGLWAAQQFCAPQTVEGQA, from the coding sequence GTGGCTGACCGGCAAGGACTGTGCGACCTGCTACAGCCGGTGCGTGGGCGCCTGCTGGCGGCCATGCTGCTGCAGGCCCTGGCGGCGCTGGTGGGGCTGTTGCCGTTGATGGCCGTGGCCGAACTGGCGCCGCTGCTGCTGGCCGGCGAGCTGGATGCGCCGCGTGCGCAGTTCTGGCTGCTGGCCGGCGCCGCCGCCTTGCTCCTGCGCCTGCTGGGGCTGGCGGCGGCATTGCAGATCACCCACCTGGCCGACAGTGACCTGCAACGCCAGCTGCGCCAGCGCATCGCCGCGCACCTGGCACGGGTGCCCCTGGCCTGGTTCGGCCAGCAGCGGCAGACCGCCGAGCGGGCCTTGCTCGATGATGTCGGCGCTTTGCACCAGTTGGTGGCGCACCTGCCCAACAACCTGGTGGCGGCGCTGGTGGTGCCCCTGGCCAGCCTGGTCTACCTGCTGACGGTGAGCCTGCCCATGACCCTGGTGGTGCTGCTGCCACCATTGCTGGCGCTGTGGCGCCTGCGGGTGATGCGCACCCCGGCCTATCAGGCCGAGCGTCAGCGCCTGGGGGCGGCCCTGGGCGAGTTGTCGACGGCGACCCTGAACTTTGTGCAGAGCATCGCCATGGTCAAGTCCTTCGGCCGCGCGGAGCGGGTGCAGGCGGACTTCGTCCGCGCGGTGCAGGGTTTCGGGCGTTTTTTCTGCCAGTGGGTGGAGCGCTGGGCGGGCTTGGGGGCGAGTGTCGAGGTGCTGCTCTCGCCCTTGCTGGTGCTGGCCCTGGTGCTGGTGGCCGGGGTGCCGCTGACGGCGGTGGGCGGGTTGCAGCCGGCGCAGTTGCTGCCGTTCGCCTTGCTCGGTCCGGCCCTGGCGGCGCCAGTGGCGGCCCTGGGGCATGGCGCCGATTCCCTGGTCCAGGGCCGGGCGGCAGCGCAGCGCATCAGCGCGCTGCTGGACACCCCGGTGCTGGCCCAGCCGGCGTTGTCCCGGGAGCCCGAGGGGCATCAGGTGATCTTTGATGACGTGGCTTTCAGCTACCCCGACGGCACCCAGGTGCTGCGGGGCATCGACCTATGCCTGCAACCGGGCACCCTGACCGCCCTGGTGGGGGATTCGGGGGCTGGCAAATCGACCCTGGCGACCTTGCTCGCGCGCTTTGCCGATGTCAGCGCCGGGGCCATCCGCATCGGCGGCGTCGACCTGCGGGACATGGACAGCGCGACCCTGTATCGGCAAGTGGCCTTTGTCTTCCAGGAGGTGCGCCTGTTGCGCGCCAGCGTTCTCGACAACCTGCGCCTGGGGCGCCCCGAGGCCAGTCTGGCCGAGGTCGAGGAGGCGGCCCGGGCGGCGCAGATCCACAGCCGCATCGTCGCCTTGCCCGAGGGTTATCACAGCCAGCTGGGCAGCGGCGTGCAACTGTCCGGTGGTGAAGTGCAGCGCCTGGGCATTGCCCGGGCGATGCTCAGTCAGGCGCCGATCCTGGTGCTGGACGAGGCCACCGCCGCCAGCGACCCGGAGTCCGAGGCGGCGATCCAGCAGGCCCTGTCGCGGTTGGCGGCGGGGCGCACGGTGCTGGTGATCGCCCATCGCCTGAGCAGCATCCAGGACGCTGACCAGATCGCCGTGCTGCAAGGCGGGCAACTGGTGGAATGCGGCCAGCACCAGGCCCTGCTGGAGCAGCAAGGGGTGTATGCCGGGCTGTGGGCGGCGCAGCAGTTCTGCGCCCCGCAAACCGTGGAGGGCCAGGCATGA
- a CDS encoding (2,3-dihydroxybenzoyl)adenylate synthase — translation MSTFDDSQDCPAWPEAFAQAYREAGYWRDETFGDLLRGAARTFGEREALTDGQRRLSYRQLDLRVDQLAAGLYRLGLRAGDNVVLQLPNSAAFVEVCFALYRLGVRPIFALPAHRHLEIGRFCEFAQARAYFCADRDASFDYRAMARDLKERNPQLEWVVVAGAAEEFTALDSLYDANASQAFAAPSADAVACFQLSGGSTGVPKLIPRRHHEYLYNLRASAERCGLSEACVYLVALPMAHNFPMCCPGFIGTFAVGGRVVLSPSPSPQVCFELIEREAVTHTALVPPLALVWLEAAQARGRGLAPLQLLQVGGAKLSYEAARRIEPVLGCRLQQVFGMAEGLICYTDPEDPPQRVLHTQGRPLSPADEIRVVDEHDRPVPVGQVGQLLTRGPYTIRGYYRYPEHNAQAFTADGFYRTGDRVMLSADGYLMVEGRDKDLINRGGEKIAAEEVENLLLSHPAVADIALVAMPDAFLGERTCAFVIPRGAAPRAPELLRHLRAQGLAAFKLPDRFEFIPAFPQTGVGKVSRKHLREAIQALYFGAQAQARQGSGARG, via the coding sequence ATGTCCACTTTCGACGATTCGCAGGATTGCCCCGCTTGGCCCGAGGCTTTTGCCCAGGCTTACCGCGAGGCCGGTTACTGGCGCGATGAAACCTTTGGCGATCTGCTGCGGGGCGCGGCCCGGACCTTCGGCGAGCGCGAGGCGCTGACCGATGGCCAGCGGCGCCTGAGCTACCGGCAACTGGACCTGCGGGTCGACCAACTGGCCGCCGGCCTGTACCGGCTGGGGCTGCGGGCCGGCGACAACGTGGTGCTGCAACTGCCCAACAGCGCGGCCTTCGTCGAAGTCTGCTTTGCCCTGTATCGCCTCGGGGTGCGGCCGATCTTCGCCTTGCCGGCCCATCGGCACCTTGAGATCGGGCGCTTCTGTGAATTCGCCCAGGCCCGCGCCTACTTCTGCGCCGACCGGGACGCCAGCTTCGACTACCGGGCCATGGCCCGCGACCTCAAGGAGCGCAACCCGCAGCTGGAGTGGGTGGTAGTCGCCGGCGCAGCCGAGGAGTTCACCGCCCTGGACAGCCTGTACGACGCCAACGCCTCGCAGGCCTTTGCCGCGCCCAGTGCCGACGCGGTGGCCTGCTTCCAGCTTTCCGGCGGTTCCACCGGGGTGCCCAAGCTGATCCCGCGCCGCCACCACGAGTACCTCTACAACCTGCGGGCCAGCGCCGAGCGCTGCGGCCTGTCCGAGGCCTGCGTGTACCTGGTGGCGCTGCCCATGGCGCACAACTTTCCCATGTGCTGCCCGGGGTTCATCGGCACCTTTGCGGTGGGCGGGCGGGTGGTGCTGAGCCCCTCGCCGAGCCCGCAAGTCTGCTTCGAACTGATCGAGCGCGAAGCCGTGACCCACACCGCCCTGGTGCCGCCCCTGGCCCTGGTCTGGCTGGAAGCGGCCCAGGCCCGCGGGCGTGGCCTGGCGCCGTTGCAACTGCTGCAAGTGGGCGGGGCCAAGCTCAGCTACGAGGCCGCAAGGCGCATCGAGCCGGTGCTCGGTTGCCGCCTGCAGCAGGTGTTCGGCATGGCCGAAGGGCTGATCTGCTACACCGACCCCGAGGACCCGCCGCAACGGGTGCTGCACACCCAGGGCCGGCCGCTGTCGCCGGCGGACGAAATCCGCGTGGTGGACGAGCACGACCGGCCGGTGCCGGTGGGGCAGGTCGGGCAGTTGCTGACCCGTGGCCCCTACACCATTCGCGGTTACTACCGTTACCCCGAGCACAACGCCCAGGCCTTCACCGCCGATGGTTTCTACCGCACCGGCGACCGGGTCATGCTCAGCGCCGACGGCTACCTGATGGTGGAAGGGCGGGACAAGGACCTGATCAACCGCGGCGGCGAAAAGATCGCCGCCGAAGAGGTGGAAAACCTGCTGCTCAGCCACCCGGCGGTGGCCGACATCGCCCTGGTGGCGATGCCCGACGCCTTCCTCGGCGAGCGCACCTGCGCCTTCGTCATTCCCCGAGGCGCTGCGCCCCGGGCCCCGGAACTGCTGCGCCACCTGCGGGCCCAGGGCCTGGCGGCGTTCAAGCTGCCGGACCGCTTCGAGTTCATCCCGGCCTTCCCCCAGACCGGGGTCGGCAAGGTCAGCCGCAAGCACCTGCGCGAGGCGATCCAGGCCCTGTACTTCGGTGCCCAGGCCCAAGCCCGGCAAGGAAGTGGCGCCCGTGGCTGA
- a CDS encoding helix-turn-helix domain-containing protein, with the protein MLSPHAAPQPVQGDFTLHFPNPQHAGTAAVVPEITLSTGTVLMDSQMWMQEPLWQGLKIILVLSGQLNCRVEGQPEVEIRGPTLCAVANQGEHCGDHLFASGVPVRYTTVQLDFPAIRQAGLEPERLLDPLGGGPMLFCQPASKPLLALAQQILTCPLQGPTRSFYLGGKALELTALGVEGILAHAESRPLQDSPGSAADIERIHAARDLLLGSLQASPSLSELSRQVGLNPRKLTAGFRQVFGTSVYAYLQEQRLSEAYRLLASGETNVSSAAYRVGYSPAHFSTAFRKRFGVSPKSLR; encoded by the coding sequence ATGCTCAGCCCCCACGCTGCGCCGCAGCCTGTCCAAGGGGATTTCACCCTGCACTTTCCCAATCCGCAGCACGCCGGCACGGCGGCCGTGGTGCCGGAAATCACCTTGTCCACCGGGACGGTGCTGATGGACAGCCAGATGTGGATGCAGGAGCCGCTCTGGCAAGGCTTGAAAATCATCCTGGTGCTCAGCGGCCAGCTCAATTGCCGGGTCGAGGGCCAGCCGGAGGTGGAGATTCGCGGGCCGACCCTGTGCGCGGTGGCCAACCAGGGCGAGCACTGCGGCGACCACCTGTTCGCCAGCGGAGTGCCGGTGCGCTACACCACGGTGCAACTGGACTTCCCGGCAATCCGCCAGGCGGGCCTTGAGCCCGAGCGCCTGCTGGACCCGCTGGGCGGCGGGCCGATGCTGTTCTGCCAGCCGGCCAGCAAGCCGCTGCTGGCCCTGGCCCAGCAGATCCTCACCTGCCCGCTGCAAGGCCCGACCCGCTCCTTCTACCTGGGCGGCAAGGCCCTGGAACTCACCGCCCTGGGGGTCGAGGGGATCCTCGCCCATGCCGAGTCGCGGCCGCTGCAGGACAGCCCCGGCAGCGCGGCGGACATCGAGCGCATCCATGCCGCCCGGGACCTGCTGCTCGGTTCCTTGCAGGCCTCGCCGTCGCTGTCCGAGCTGTCGCGCCAGGTGGGCCTGAATCCGCGCAAGCTCACCGCCGGTTTTCGCCAGGTGTTCGGCACCAGTGTCTATGCCTACCTGCAGGAACAGCGCCTGAGCGAGGCGTACCGCCTGCTGGCCAGCGGCGAAACCAATGTTTCCAGCGCCGCCTATCGGGTCGGCTACAGCCCGGCGCACTTCTCCACCGCCTTTCGCAAGCGCTTCGGGGTGTCGCCCAAGTCCTTGCGCTGA